From one Sphingomonas xanthus genomic stretch:
- a CDS encoding AAA family ATPase, producing the protein MTMYSPDRGTLQWRADTGPAPVRLLLSGVEGEANALVGASAAGFPLELVLADPAQQVDPSVLTGAAAAVVQVSDGDKQSIARFEQLAQGPVPLIGAAFNPSIALVRALVRAGAHDVVPLPLDIAELETALDPIRKMVAQQASSPRSGHQKLVAVIKGEGGVGATALLAQMASRFAESETEVGRECCLIDLDIQFGDAALQLGLQPSLTFADLIAAGKRLDADMLRSVSVRHDSGLRVISAPREIMPLESLASDQLLTILDLATAEFGTVFVDLPANWTNWSLSLLARADLVLLVTELRVPSLHRARRQLDLLASQDLGNLELRVILNRVEKGLFKTLGPADAERVLKRPVAYSIANDHATMSQALDRGVPIAEIKRKCALGRDLDQLQLGVAAALGLEH; encoded by the coding sequence ATGACCATGTATTCACCCGACCGTGGCACACTGCAGTGGCGAGCCGATACCGGCCCAGCACCGGTGCGCTTGTTGCTTTCCGGGGTCGAGGGCGAGGCCAATGCGCTCGTCGGGGCCAGCGCTGCGGGTTTCCCGCTGGAGCTGGTGTTGGCTGATCCCGCTCAGCAGGTCGACCCGTCGGTGCTCACCGGCGCCGCGGCCGCCGTGGTCCAGGTCAGCGACGGTGACAAACAGTCGATCGCCCGGTTCGAGCAGCTCGCGCAGGGACCGGTGCCGCTGATCGGTGCCGCATTCAATCCGTCGATCGCGCTGGTCCGTGCGCTGGTGCGTGCCGGGGCGCATGACGTGGTGCCGCTCCCGCTCGACATTGCCGAACTGGAAACGGCACTCGATCCCATTCGTAAGATGGTCGCGCAGCAGGCCAGCAGCCCGCGCAGCGGCCACCAGAAACTTGTTGCCGTGATCAAGGGCGAAGGCGGTGTCGGTGCGACCGCGCTGTTGGCCCAGATGGCAAGCCGTTTTGCCGAGAGCGAGACGGAGGTTGGCCGAGAATGCTGCCTGATCGATCTCGACATCCAGTTCGGCGACGCCGCACTCCAGCTCGGACTGCAACCGTCACTGACCTTTGCCGACCTGATCGCCGCCGGAAAGCGCCTCGACGCCGACATGCTGCGGTCAGTGTCGGTCCGCCACGACAGCGGGCTGCGGGTCATTTCCGCGCCCCGCGAAATCATGCCGCTGGAATCGCTCGCCAGCGACCAGCTGCTGACGATCCTCGACCTGGCGACCGCCGAGTTTGGAACGGTTTTCGTCGACCTGCCGGCGAACTGGACCAATTGGTCGCTATCGCTGTTAGCCCGCGCGGATCTCGTGCTGCTGGTTACCGAATTGCGGGTGCCCAGTTTGCACCGGGCTCGTCGCCAGCTCGACCTGCTGGCCTCGCAGGACCTCGGCAACCTTGAATTGCGCGTGATCCTCAATCGCGTCGAAAAGGGTTTGTTCAAGACGCTCGGCCCGGCTGATGCCGAACGGGTACTGAAGCGGCCTGTGGCCTACAGCATCGCCAACGACCATGCGACGATGAGCCAAGCGCTCGACCGGGGCGTGCCCATCGCCGAGATCAAGCGCAAATGCGCGCTGGGCCGTGATCTCGATCAATTACAATTGGGCGTCGCGGCCGCCCTCGGGCTGGAGCACTGA
- a CDS encoding TadE/TadG family type IV pilus assembly protein, which produces MMQRLRLDRSGASAAEFALVLPLLLLFIFGIIDAGRFLWEFNRAEKATQMGVRYAVVTDMVPSTLASHNFALTNSIPGGDPVPISAFDNTVCDTSSCTNSWGYSAAAFDNIVARMNAMYPPITDSNVWVEYQNVGLGYAGDPNGPDVAPLVTVRLTGLTFQPLTFLLFGANITMPDFRAALTLEDGAGTVSN; this is translated from the coding sequence ATGATGCAGCGTCTTCGCCTCGATCGCAGCGGCGCGTCTGCGGCCGAATTCGCGCTGGTGCTGCCGCTGCTGTTGCTGTTCATATTCGGGATCATCGATGCCGGCCGGTTCCTGTGGGAATTCAACCGGGCCGAAAAGGCGACCCAGATGGGTGTGCGCTATGCAGTCGTTACCGACATGGTCCCATCGACGTTGGCGTCGCATAACTTCGCGCTGACCAACAGCATCCCGGGCGGTGATCCGGTCCCGATCTCGGCGTTCGACAATACGGTTTGCGACACCAGCAGCTGCACCAATAGCTGGGGATATAGCGCGGCAGCGTTCGACAATATCGTCGCGCGAATGAACGCCATGTACCCGCCGATCACCGACAGCAATGTCTGGGTCGAATATCAGAATGTCGGACTTGGCTATGCTGGAGATCCCAACGGTCCCGATGTGGCACCGCTGGTGACCGTTAGATTGACTGGCCTGACCTTCCAGCCGCTTACCTTCCTGCTGTTCGGCGCGAACATCACCATGCCTGATTTCCGGGCAGCGCTGACGCTGGAGGATGGCGCCGGGACTGTATCCAATTGA
- a CDS encoding TadE/TadG family type IV pilus assembly protein — MLTCRSGAAAAEMALVLPILITILFGSVELGRYFMDSHVVAKAVRDGARFAGRQPFTEMPCGGTATKESDIKNLVRTGTTANGAPARISYWTNPATITVTITCDSTAAYTSSGIYANASGGARRVTIVAAVPYATLFGFSASGLNVPGRSEAAVMGI; from the coding sequence ATGCTGACCTGTCGGAGCGGCGCAGCCGCCGCCGAAATGGCATTGGTGCTGCCGATCCTCATCACCATCCTGTTCGGGTCGGTCGAACTCGGCCGCTATTTCATGGACAGCCATGTGGTTGCCAAGGCGGTGCGCGACGGTGCCCGCTTCGCGGGTCGCCAGCCATTCACCGAAATGCCCTGCGGGGGGACGGCGACCAAGGAAAGCGACATCAAGAACCTCGTCCGCACCGGGACGACCGCCAATGGCGCGCCCGCGCGGATATCCTATTGGACCAATCCGGCCACGATCACGGTGACGATCACCTGCGATTCGACGGCCGCCTATACGTCGTCGGGAATTTACGCCAACGCGTCGGGCGGGGCGCGAAGGGTGACCATCGTCGCGGCGGTTCCCTATGCGACCCTGTTCGGCTTTTCGGCATCAGGGCTCAACGTTCCGGGCCGAAGCGAAGCGGCGGTGATGGGCATATGA
- a CDS encoding pilus assembly protein TadG-related protein, translating into MTRRLFECGGDNSGAVAPTVALSLVALIAVGGIAFDYARLASMDTELQNAADQAALAAASQLDKKAGACSRADAAAQTLVANQTRFANDGNASGLAITIPSEPNCDATGNVRFYQDKAKTTPATTDAEARFVEITVNSRQANYALTPIAGAFSSGALAATAYAGMGSAICKIPPLMMCNPNPGQPFDPDAWRGKGLKLFMGGGNSWGAGNFGWLDVGATNNGTPDQQVAIGMDSPNTNCVADAGVDVDTGVSASVLDALNVRFDIFQNGWGRNTCFPHAACSPAYNTTKDLMRMHAPSANSCGIANAEWRLPPDADQYVASNAAGDDAQVTLMGYPMDICHYPAGGGCGTTNARFGNGAWRRDIYFLKNHPSMSDATGSNWQAATGLGAAASRYDFYRWEQNVSGVGNSNGARPQPTAAYDFNGNANDGTYTQHGRPVCKPPGLLPGGAQPDRRIIAAAIGDNCAQLTGSSTSLNVIAWAEVFLVQPSLARPAAGVDANEIYVEIIGRANPTGSGAAAQVVHRDVPYLIE; encoded by the coding sequence ATGACACGGCGATTGTTCGAATGCGGGGGCGATAACAGCGGCGCGGTTGCGCCCACGGTTGCGCTATCCCTGGTTGCACTGATTGCGGTCGGTGGCATCGCGTTCGACTATGCAAGGCTGGCGTCCATGGACACCGAATTGCAAAATGCCGCGGACCAGGCAGCGCTGGCCGCGGCAAGCCAGCTCGACAAGAAAGCCGGCGCTTGTTCGCGCGCCGATGCCGCGGCGCAAACGCTGGTCGCCAATCAGACCCGGTTCGCCAATGACGGCAATGCCTCGGGACTGGCGATCACCATTCCCAGCGAGCCGAACTGCGACGCGACGGGCAATGTCCGTTTCTATCAGGACAAGGCCAAGACCACTCCGGCGACGACCGATGCCGAGGCCCGGTTCGTCGAAATTACCGTCAATAGTCGCCAGGCCAATTATGCTTTGACGCCGATCGCCGGCGCGTTCAGCTCGGGCGCGCTCGCGGCGACGGCTTATGCCGGCATGGGCTCAGCGATCTGCAAGATCCCGCCGCTGATGATGTGCAATCCCAATCCCGGACAGCCGTTCGATCCCGACGCGTGGCGCGGCAAGGGGCTGAAGCTGTTCATGGGCGGCGGCAACAGCTGGGGGGCAGGCAATTTCGGCTGGCTCGACGTGGGTGCGACGAACAACGGCACGCCCGACCAGCAGGTCGCCATCGGCATGGATTCGCCCAACACCAATTGCGTCGCCGATGCGGGCGTCGACGTCGACACCGGCGTGTCGGCTTCGGTCCTCGACGCTTTGAACGTCAGGTTCGACATTTTCCAGAATGGGTGGGGCCGGAACACCTGCTTCCCGCATGCCGCATGCAGCCCGGCCTACAATACCACCAAGGACCTGATGCGGATGCATGCGCCGAGCGCCAACAGCTGCGGCATCGCCAATGCGGAATGGCGGCTTCCGCCCGATGCCGACCAATATGTCGCATCCAACGCCGCGGGCGACGATGCCCAGGTGACGCTGATGGGTTATCCCATGGATATCTGCCATTATCCTGCGGGCGGCGGCTGCGGCACGACCAACGCGCGCTTCGGAAACGGGGCGTGGCGGCGCGACATCTACTTCCTGAAGAACCACCCGTCGATGAGCGACGCGACCGGATCGAACTGGCAGGCCGCAACCGGCCTTGGGGCAGCAGCGAGCCGCTACGATTTCTATCGTTGGGAACAGAATGTTTCTGGTGTCGGCAATTCCAATGGCGCACGTCCCCAGCCGACGGCGGCCTACGACTTCAATGGCAACGCCAATGACGGCACCTATACTCAGCATGGCCGGCCGGTGTGCAAGCCCCCGGGGCTGCTGCCCGGCGGCGCCCAGCCCGACCGCCGGATCATCGCGGCCGCGATTGGCGACAATTGCGCCCAGCTGACAGGAAGCTCGACCTCCCTCAACGTCATCGCCTGGGCCGAAGTTTTCCTCGTCCAGCCCTCCCTGGCCCGGCCAGCTGCGGGCGTCGATGCTAATGAAATCTATGTCGAGATCATCGGCCGGGCCAATCCCACCGGAAGCGGCGCCGCCGCGCAGGTCGTCCACCGCGACGTGCCTTACCTGATCGAGTGA
- a CDS encoding type II and III secretion system protein family protein — MTARNLGRAALRAAAFATIIAMPASFALPAAAQVMVSEADDIRAGELQVPVNKSQVLRVDRPYAKALIGNPEIADVLPLSDQSVYVLGKKTGTTSLTLYDRRNMLIAVVDVAVGPDVIGLKRNLAELMPGDQVGARISNDSIVLEGIVSSGPAADRAVQLAETYAPGKVVNLLAIGSAQQVMLEVRFSEIKRGALKDIGLSGFLTGSGNNGFQGAIGGGASLTPGEDGVGVLQLGSIVDSFGILSRMFRIAGLNIDATLNALERKGIVTTLAEPTLVALSGETASFLAGGEFPIPVAQGTGGTGGAGGGTALTVEFKPFGVSLAFTPTVLADGVINMEVAPEVSSIDPSSSVIINNLRVPGLQTRRARTTVELRDGESFALAGLIRRDFQDTVRQFPILGSIPIIGTLFRSTSFQKEETELVIIVTPRLVRPVRAGTLKVPTDRATPPDEADLFLLGRTDGAVGANPLAPTQPSPVMRPIGETAPPSGGMAALDVNRLEKDYGHAL, encoded by the coding sequence ATGACCGCTAGGAACCTTGGGCGGGCCGCGCTGCGCGCCGCCGCCTTCGCAACAATTATCGCTATGCCTGCCAGCTTCGCCCTTCCCGCGGCGGCGCAGGTGATGGTCAGCGAAGCCGATGACATTCGCGCCGGGGAATTGCAGGTCCCGGTCAACAAAAGTCAGGTGCTGCGGGTCGACCGCCCCTACGCCAAGGCCTTGATCGGCAATCCCGAAATCGCCGACGTCCTGCCGCTGTCGGACCAGTCGGTCTATGTGCTCGGCAAGAAGACCGGCACTACCAGCCTGACCCTCTATGACCGGCGAAACATGCTAATCGCGGTGGTCGATGTGGCGGTTGGTCCCGACGTGATCGGCCTGAAGCGCAATCTCGCCGAACTGATGCCGGGCGACCAGGTCGGCGCGCGCATCTCCAACGATTCGATCGTGCTCGAAGGCATCGTCAGCAGCGGCCCCGCCGCGGACCGGGCGGTGCAGCTGGCCGAAACCTATGCCCCCGGCAAGGTCGTCAACCTGCTTGCAATCGGTTCGGCGCAGCAGGTGATGCTCGAGGTCCGCTTTTCCGAAATCAAGCGCGGCGCGCTCAAGGACATCGGGCTTAGCGGCTTTCTTACCGGAAGCGGCAACAACGGGTTCCAGGGCGCCATCGGCGGCGGCGCCAGCCTGACCCCGGGCGAAGACGGCGTCGGCGTGCTGCAACTTGGCTCGATCGTCGACAGCTTCGGGATCCTGTCGCGCATGTTCCGCATCGCCGGCCTCAACATCGACGCGACGCTCAACGCGCTGGAGCGCAAGGGTATCGTCACGACGCTCGCGGAGCCGACGCTGGTCGCACTGTCGGGCGAAACCGCGAGCTTCCTTGCCGGCGGCGAATTCCCAATCCCGGTGGCCCAAGGCACCGGCGGAACTGGCGGTGCCGGCGGTGGCACCGCGCTGACCGTCGAGTTCAAGCCGTTTGGCGTCAGCCTTGCCTTCACGCCGACGGTCCTTGCCGACGGCGTCATCAACATGGAGGTAGCGCCCGAAGTCAGCTCGATCGATCCGTCAAGCTCGGTGATCATCAATAACCTTCGCGTGCCGGGACTCCAGACCCGGCGGGCGCGGACGACAGTCGAGTTGCGCGACGGCGAAAGCTTCGCGCTGGCAGGCCTCATCCGCCGCGACTTCCAGGACACGGTGCGGCAATTCCCAATCCTCGGGTCGATCCCGATCATCGGCACGCTGTTCCGGTCGACCAGCTTCCAGAAGGAAGAGACCGAACTGGTGATCATCGTCACCCCGCGGCTGGTGCGGCCGGTGCGCGCGGGAACGCTGAAGGTGCCGACCGACCGGGCGACCCCGCCCGACGAGGCCGACCTGTTCCTGCTCGGTCGGACCGATGGAGCGGTGGGCGCCAACCCCCTCGCGCCGACCCAGCCTTCGCCGGTGATGCGGCCGATCGGTGAAACCGCGCCGCCCAGCGGCGGGATGGCCGCGCTCGACGTCAACCGCCTCGAAAAGGATTATGGCCATGCGCTCTAG
- the cpaB gene encoding Flp pilus assembly protein CpaB, giving the protein MKRQTIIALGVAIILGLVAVLLANTYLTGRERQIAQTDQAMVRVAVASLPFEFGSEVTPDKVKFVQYPAASLPPGAFKSLPELLPAGQRRVALRPIQVNQPLLAADLSGEGQNASIAALLPDGMRAATVRINDVSGVAGFVKANDTVDVLITRAVGGTQGAQGGQQQTDVLLQNIRVVAMDQDAAGADGKPVVSRTATLEVTPVDAQKLALGQQIGQLSLVLRKPGAEQNIAAVDTVSLSDLRYSYYSSLPPGASTAAPQTGAPTTTAARRERVAKLTQPRRQPPRQSASRSPPAAPKTTTIEVTRGTETKDYEVGGYDR; this is encoded by the coding sequence ATGAAACGCCAGACCATTATCGCCCTTGGCGTCGCGATCATTCTAGGACTGGTCGCAGTCCTTCTTGCCAACACCTATCTGACCGGCCGGGAACGGCAGATCGCCCAGACCGACCAGGCCATGGTTCGGGTCGCGGTTGCCTCCCTGCCGTTCGAATTCGGCAGCGAAGTCACGCCCGACAAGGTCAAATTCGTCCAATATCCGGCGGCAAGCCTGCCGCCCGGCGCGTTCAAGTCGCTGCCCGAACTGCTGCCCGCGGGCCAGCGCCGGGTCGCGCTTCGCCCGATTCAGGTCAACCAGCCGCTGCTAGCCGCGGACCTTAGCGGGGAAGGGCAAAACGCCTCGATCGCCGCGCTTCTGCCTGACGGCATGCGCGCGGCCACTGTCCGCATCAATGACGTTTCCGGGGTGGCCGGCTTCGTCAAGGCGAACGACACTGTCGATGTGCTGATCACCCGCGCGGTTGGCGGCACCCAGGGCGCCCAAGGCGGCCAGCAGCAAACCGACGTGCTCCTCCAGAACATTCGCGTCGTGGCCATGGATCAGGACGCGGCGGGTGCCGACGGCAAGCCGGTTGTGTCGCGCACCGCGACTTTGGAAGTCACCCCGGTCGATGCGCAAAAACTGGCGCTGGGCCAGCAGATTGGCCAGCTTAGCCTTGTGCTGCGCAAGCCCGGCGCGGAGCAGAACATTGCCGCGGTGGATACGGTCAGTCTCAGCGACTTGCGCTACAGTTATTACAGTTCACTGCCGCCAGGTGCCTCGACGGCCGCACCGCAGACCGGGGCTCCGACAACCACTGCGGCGCGCCGCGAACGGGTTGCCAAGCTGACCCAGCCGCGCCGCCAGCCGCCGCGACAAAGCGCATCAAGATCGCCGCCGGCAGCACCGAAGACGACGACGATCGAAGTGACCCGGGGAACTGAAACCAAGGATTATGAGGTGGGGGGCTATGACCGCTAG
- a CDS encoding Flp family type IVb pilin, whose product MSRINIFARLLADRSGASAAEYALILAIIGAAIAIAAIGLGGAIGNSMTDAANNISQ is encoded by the coding sequence ATGAGCAGGATAAACATCTTCGCACGACTTCTCGCCGATCGGTCGGGTGCGTCAGCTGCAGAATATGCACTGATCCTCGCGATCATCGGTGCCGCCATCGCCATCGCCGCGATCGGGCTTGGCGGAGCGATCGGCAATTCGATGACCGACGCGGCCAACAATATCAGCCAGTAA
- a CDS encoding Flp family type IVb pilin: MKTFINMLRDESGASAAEYALILAIIGAAIALAAVGLSGAIANEMDDAAACIADTSTCTPA; this comes from the coding sequence ATGAAAACCTTCATCAACATGCTTCGCGATGAGTCCGGCGCTTCGGCTGCCGAATATGCGCTCATCCTGGCGATTATCGGTGCGGCGATTGCCCTTGCGGCTGTTGGCCTTTCGGGTGCGATCGCCAACGAGATGGATGATGCCGCTGCGTGCATCGCCGATACCTCGACCTGCACCCCCGCCTAG